From Streptomyces sp. NBC_00690, a single genomic window includes:
- a CDS encoding ABC transporter substrate-binding protein: MTRAPLTRLFAASGAAALLLTGCTSGVETSDTTHLRVAYGWYPTCFDYAQSNPFALFGRQVLDTLLSHNPDTGKLEPYLAQSWKNLDGGRAYEFTLRDGVTFSNGEKLTAQVVADNFQTLWKHAGQGVSPTPGAYLRGYDNAKAIDGRTVRVEFTQPNAGFLQANTEGQFGIIAPASLTKSPKERCAEGTIGSGPFVLKEAVQDERVEYTKREGYDWAPAAFGRKGAAALDRVTIQIVPEESVRAAGVVSGEYDIAYSMTEKGLSQAGKQDGVETVLAADRSVVNTFVVNTADPVLTDPAVRQAIQHGIDRKEFVDTFYGKGVEPATDVVSRGHPNYRDRTALLAHDPERSRAILDRAGWAKGADGIRAKGGKKLRLALTYSNSDIGAAASGWEYVKNGLAEIGVALDLKPVSDAAQADLRKSGKWQLAVYQGASRGDADGIAAFYHTELAPWDGQAPRPEVDRLLAQQAATVDPVKRNSLVQTAVTTILQQGHGIPLFDSAQVLLTRTSVRELTFPVNSWEPILHRVEKK; this comes from the coding sequence ATGACCCGCGCGCCACTGACGCGCTTGTTCGCCGCCTCCGGAGCTGCCGCGCTCCTGCTGACCGGCTGCACGAGCGGAGTCGAAACCTCGGACACCACCCATCTGCGTGTCGCCTACGGCTGGTATCCGACCTGCTTCGACTACGCCCAGTCCAATCCGTTCGCGCTCTTCGGCAGACAGGTTCTGGACACCCTGCTCAGCCACAACCCGGACACCGGCAAGCTGGAACCGTATCTGGCCCAGTCCTGGAAGAACCTGGACGGCGGGCGGGCCTACGAGTTCACCCTCCGCGACGGAGTGACGTTCAGCAACGGCGAGAAACTGACCGCGCAGGTCGTCGCCGACAACTTCCAGACCCTGTGGAAGCACGCCGGGCAGGGAGTCTCGCCGACCCCCGGCGCCTACCTCCGCGGCTACGACAACGCCAAGGCCATCGACGGGCGGACGGTACGGGTCGAGTTCACCCAACCCAACGCCGGCTTCCTCCAGGCCAACACCGAGGGCCAGTTCGGCATCATCGCCCCCGCGTCCCTCACGAAATCCCCGAAGGAGCGCTGCGCCGAGGGAACGATCGGCTCGGGACCGTTCGTCCTCAAGGAGGCCGTCCAGGACGAGCGGGTCGAGTACACCAAGCGGGAGGGGTACGACTGGGCCCCCGCCGCCTTCGGGCGCAAGGGCGCCGCCGCGCTCGACCGGGTGACGATCCAGATCGTGCCCGAGGAGAGCGTCCGCGCGGCCGGTGTCGTGTCGGGCGAGTACGACATCGCCTACTCGATGACCGAGAAGGGACTCTCCCAGGCCGGGAAGCAGGACGGTGTCGAGACCGTCCTCGCCGCCGACCGCAGCGTGGTGAACACCTTCGTCGTCAACACCGCCGACCCCGTCCTCACCGACCCCGCCGTACGGCAGGCGATCCAACACGGCATCGACCGCAAGGAGTTCGTCGACACCTTCTACGGCAAGGGGGTCGAACCCGCCACCGATGTGGTCTCCCGCGGTCACCCCAACTACCGGGACCGCACCGCCCTGCTCGCCCACGACCCGGAGCGCAGCCGCGCCATCCTGGATCGGGCCGGCTGGGCGAAGGGCGCCGACGGCATCCGGGCCAAGGGCGGCAAGAAGCTACGGCTGGCGCTGACCTACTCGAACTCGGACATCGGCGCCGCGGCCTCAGGCTGGGAGTACGTGAAGAACGGCCTCGCCGAAATCGGTGTCGCCCTCGACCTGAAGCCGGTGTCCGACGCGGCCCAGGCCGACCTGCGCAAATCCGGGAAGTGGCAGCTCGCGGTCTACCAGGGGGCGAGCCGTGGCGACGCCGATGGGATCGCCGCGTTCTACCACACCGAGCTCGCACCGTGGGACGGCCAGGCCCCCCGACCCGAGGTCGACCGGCTCCTCGCCCAGCAGGCGGCGACCGTCGATCCGGTGAAGCGGAACTCCCTCGTACAGACCGCTGTGACCACGATCCTCCAACAGGGCCACGGAATACCACTGTTCGACTCCGCACAGGTGCTGCTGACGCGCACCTCGGTGCGTGAGTTGACCTTCCCGGTCAACTCATGGGAGCCGATCCTCCACCGCGTCGAGAAGAAGTGA
- a CDS encoding LLM class flavin-dependent oxidoreductase → MTTSSPTDTLVAGAGRRAGGTPVSLLNAQYLPTSRDWRTAAGRTDTPFEVDTFVRAAQQAEAAGFDALFQADFSGVNRAGLRAGPPLTVFEPFQAAAIIAGATSRIAVMPTVSTLHTHPSSFARSLASLDRISAGRAWVNVVSSFRPGTAIGIRREVPRDRRHAQTEEFIQVARALWASWPPAANTPDPATDRYVREDLITDVDHHGEFYEQSGPIDMAPYSAGFPFTLQATSSLAGLRLAARTADGVFAGTATLGAARELRRILRKEVQRAGRSADSVALLPGSYIHVVGTRDEAERLSRSRYRGIHALGGQRAVGELRTRYPGLRLDGVSPADRLPADVLPEDPDAVFAAFGSRYLPLWDLARTPGRTVAQFAAEVLVLSEHASFIGTPEQIGDELRRWYDDDGVDGFQTILGNDFEALCERVIPRFRGDDARGAHGGAHPRPVNRPSHRTA, encoded by the coding sequence ATGACCACCTCGTCCCCCACCGACACCCTGGTGGCCGGCGCCGGACGGCGGGCCGGCGGCACGCCGGTCTCGCTGCTCAACGCGCAGTACCTGCCCACCAGCCGGGACTGGCGGACGGCGGCTGGCCGCACCGACACCCCGTTCGAGGTGGACACCTTCGTCCGGGCGGCCCAGCAGGCCGAGGCCGCCGGTTTTGACGCGCTGTTCCAGGCCGACTTCTCCGGTGTGAACCGCGCCGGGCTGCGCGCCGGACCGCCGCTGACCGTCTTCGAACCGTTCCAGGCCGCCGCCATCATCGCCGGCGCCACCTCGCGGATCGCGGTCATGCCGACCGTGTCGACGCTCCACACCCATCCGTCGTCGTTCGCCCGTTCGCTGGCCAGCCTGGACCGGATATCGGCCGGGCGGGCCTGGGTCAATGTGGTGTCCTCCTTCCGGCCGGGTACGGCGATCGGCATCCGGCGCGAGGTGCCGCGCGACCGACGGCACGCCCAGACCGAGGAGTTCATTCAGGTCGCCAGGGCACTCTGGGCGAGCTGGCCGCCTGCGGCGAACACCCCGGACCCGGCGACGGATCGTTACGTACGCGAGGACCTGATCACGGACGTCGATCACCACGGCGAGTTCTACGAGCAGTCCGGACCCATCGACATGGCCCCCTACTCGGCGGGGTTCCCCTTCACCCTGCAGGCCACGTCATCGCTGGCCGGGCTGCGCCTGGCGGCCCGGACCGCCGACGGGGTCTTCGCCGGCACGGCCACCTTGGGCGCGGCGCGGGAGTTGCGCCGCATCCTGCGCAAGGAGGTGCAGCGGGCCGGTCGGTCCGCCGACAGTGTGGCCCTGCTCCCGGGCAGTTACATCCATGTCGTCGGCACCCGCGACGAGGCCGAACGGCTGTCCCGCTCGCGCTACCGGGGCATCCACGCCCTCGGCGGACAACGGGCCGTGGGCGAACTGCGCACCCGCTACCCAGGGTTGCGCCTGGACGGTGTGAGCCCTGCTGACAGGCTCCCGGCCGATGTGCTCCCGGAGGATCCGGACGCGGTGTTCGCGGCTTTCGGCTCGCGCTATCTGCCGCTGTGGGACCTGGCCCGGACCCCCGGACGGACCGTGGCGCAGTTCGCTGCGGAGGTGCTCGTCCTCAGCGAGCACGCCAGCTTCATCGGCACCCCCGAGCAGATCGGGGATGAACTGCGCCGGTGGTACGACGACGACGGGGTCGACGGATTCCAGACGATCCTCGGCAACGACTTCGAGGCGCTCTGTGAACGCGTCATCCCCCGCTTCCGCGGCGACGACGCACGCGGCGCACACGGGGGAGCACACCCCCGCCCGGTGAATCGCCCGTCCCACCGGACCGCCTGA
- a CDS encoding 3-deoxy-7-phosphoheptulonate synthase — MTGHTAPTGVDSNALAEEDRDRFSGLPARQQPDWPDREVLRKTLDALPPQDLVSRASVAELRRELANLDAGGGLILQLGDCVENIETDVNASTRNMIAFLTHFRSHLRTRTGRHVVGVGRLAGQYAKPRSADHEIVNGVSLPSFRGPIVNSHQPTPQARRPSPDRVALAHAAAQTSYAAIADYHRATANLDPIWTSHEMLLLDYELRYLRRSEGDGHHLATAHWPWIGARTRQLDGAHIAVAATLSNPVSVKIGPDTAPEEAAELAAVLNPRDEPGKLTFIARLGHRNTDRLGPIVRSVHRRVEHVHWISDPMHGNTVQGVHGFKTRHVEHIITELTQFQEIVVAHGRRPAGLHLEATPEDVHECTENSHEPQDPARYRTLLDPRLNPEQTARVLSHWSV; from the coding sequence ATGACCGGACACACCGCACCGACCGGAGTCGACTCGAACGCGCTGGCGGAGGAGGACCGGGACCGCTTCAGCGGACTTCCCGCCCGCCAGCAGCCCGACTGGCCCGACCGTGAAGTGCTGCGCAAAACCCTGGACGCGCTTCCACCGCAGGATCTCGTGAGCCGGGCGTCGGTGGCCGAACTGAGGCGCGAACTGGCGAACCTCGACGCCGGTGGTGGACTGATCCTGCAACTCGGCGACTGCGTCGAGAACATCGAGACCGATGTGAACGCGAGCACCCGCAACATGATCGCGTTCCTGACACACTTCCGGTCACACCTGCGCACCCGTACCGGCCGGCACGTCGTCGGCGTCGGGCGGCTCGCGGGCCAGTACGCCAAGCCGCGCTCGGCGGACCACGAGATCGTCAACGGGGTGAGCCTGCCCAGCTTCCGCGGTCCCATCGTCAACTCGCACCAGCCGACTCCGCAGGCGCGCCGGCCGTCACCGGACCGTGTCGCGCTGGCCCACGCCGCCGCGCAGACGTCCTACGCCGCGATAGCCGACTACCACCGCGCCACCGCGAACCTCGACCCGATCTGGACGAGCCACGAGATGCTCCTCCTCGACTACGAACTCCGGTATCTGCGCCGGAGCGAGGGCGACGGTCACCATCTCGCGACCGCCCACTGGCCGTGGATCGGAGCGCGCACCCGGCAACTCGACGGGGCGCACATCGCCGTCGCGGCCACCCTCTCGAACCCGGTCAGCGTGAAGATCGGGCCGGACACCGCCCCGGAGGAGGCGGCGGAGTTGGCAGCCGTCCTCAACCCGCGCGACGAACCCGGCAAGCTCACCTTCATCGCCCGGCTGGGCCACCGCAACACGGACCGGCTGGGGCCCATCGTGCGGAGTGTGCACCGACGGGTCGAGCACGTGCACTGGATCAGCGACCCGATGCACGGCAACACCGTCCAGGGCGTCCACGGCTTCAAGACCCGGCACGTCGAGCACATCATCACCGAGCTGACACAGTTTCAGGAGATCGTCGTTGCCCATGGTCGGCGTCCCGCCGGGCTGCATCTGGAGGCGACGCCCGAGGACGTGCACGAGTGCACCGAGAACTCCCACGAGCCTCAGGACCCGGCCCGCTACCGGACGCTGCTGGACCCCCGTCTGAACCCCGAGCAGACAGCGCGCGTCCTGAGCCACTGGTCCGTGTGA
- a CDS encoding AMP-binding protein encodes MTRSLLELEELEERADLDALADLDEPAVTAPIDPDEYLQAALRWHFSEDTGSRLWLELAGKLDFDPLSDIRSYDDLARFPDIAEHLRDRPVEDLIPRGLAHEPPPSVFETGGTTGAPKRLLYTDRWIKRALRWKTAELRAAGFPAGAPWLVAMPSGPHAFGHTTRLQAKALGSVLHTVDIDPRWVKRQILSGGSPDAYLTHLTDQLGHIIRTQNIAAITITPPIFSELLLDDELTERLRHRLTYLAFAGAHLDDDTRDVIAEIFPDTVIQNLYGSTMVLTTARVRPGTDASATVYDGYSPFVVFTVVDPETRRPVAYGERGQVRMTHISSGVFIPNNVERDSVIRLPAPEGAVGDSLGSPRPLAAFDGEPVIEGVY; translated from the coding sequence ATGACACGTTCACTCCTCGAACTCGAAGAACTTGAAGAACGCGCAGACCTCGACGCACTGGCAGACCTCGACGAACCCGCAGTCACCGCGCCCATCGACCCGGACGAGTATCTGCAGGCCGCCCTGCGCTGGCACTTCTCGGAAGACACCGGGTCCCGGCTGTGGCTGGAGCTCGCGGGCAAGCTGGACTTCGATCCCCTCTCCGACATCCGTTCCTACGACGACCTCGCCCGGTTCCCCGATATCGCCGAGCACCTGAGGGACAGACCGGTCGAGGACCTCATACCGAGGGGACTGGCCCATGAACCGCCCCCGTCGGTATTCGAGACCGGTGGGACGACCGGCGCGCCCAAACGCCTCCTCTACACCGATCGCTGGATCAAACGGGCCCTCCGCTGGAAGACGGCCGAGCTACGGGCGGCCGGGTTCCCCGCCGGTGCACCGTGGCTGGTGGCGATGCCCTCGGGACCGCACGCCTTCGGGCACACCACCCGTCTCCAGGCCAAGGCCCTGGGCTCCGTCCTCCACACCGTCGACATCGACCCGCGCTGGGTGAAGAGGCAGATCCTGTCGGGCGGCAGCCCCGACGCTTACCTCACCCATCTGACCGACCAACTCGGTCACATCATCCGCACCCAGAACATCGCGGCCATCACCATCACCCCGCCGATCTTCTCCGAACTGCTGCTGGACGACGAGCTGACCGAACGGCTCCGGCACCGTCTCACCTACCTGGCCTTCGCCGGCGCACACCTCGACGACGACACGCGCGACGTCATCGCCGAGATCTTCCCCGACACCGTCATCCAGAACCTCTACGGCAGCACCATGGTCCTGACCACGGCCCGGGTGCGCCCCGGCACCGATGCCTCGGCCACCGTCTACGACGGCTACTCGCCCTTCGTCGTCTTCACCGTCGTCGACCCCGAGACCCGCAGGCCCGTTGCGTACGGCGAACGGGGACAGGTACGCATGACCCACATCAGCAGCGGGGTGTTCATCCCCAACAATGTCGAGCGGGACTCGGTCATCCGCCTGCCCGCTCCCGAAGGGGCCGTCGGCGACTCCTTGGGCTCGCCCCGGCCGCTCGCCGCGTTCGACGGGGAGCCGGTCATCGAGGGGGTGTACTGA
- a CDS encoding aldehyde dehydrogenase family protein, which yields MTQTPLGIAEDDELLSLPLLTHRGEHTTRAREILYGVDGRPLASLSLAPDLLISQTLQAQARAEPLPTEERAERLAEASRRFLDDELGGLSFEEHLGYVNRASGHNARLTEELSRAVAAAIAQAPARADRARPNGSVRSWQEAADGAGSGVWTRRGETVAAVLSGNAPTIQNGWLQALALGYRVAVRPSRREPFTARRVILALRAAGFPDSSAVYLPTTHGGVPTLLRRADLGFVYGGADVAARYGSTSTIKVGGPGRSKTLVTREHLTPAVLDAVADSVAALSGAACVNTTAVLVEGDHRRFARELADVLRGRAGERQTTGQHLGPRVTRESADELLGQLERSASHALAEIPLKEVATPHPDGGVVLGPAVFAVDDPRDRLLGTELPFPCVFVAPWTAADGVGPLRNSLVVNAITGDAELVGALLRAPSVGNVHVNVPTVHSDGNLPHEDYIGDFLMRNKAVVSV from the coding sequence ATGACACAGACCCCTCTTGGCATCGCCGAAGACGACGAACTCCTGTCGCTGCCGCTGCTGACCCACCGCGGCGAACACACCACCCGGGCACGCGAGATCCTGTACGGAGTCGACGGGCGCCCGCTCGCCTCCCTCTCGCTCGCACCCGACCTGCTCATCTCACAGACCCTTCAAGCCCAGGCACGGGCCGAACCGCTGCCCACCGAGGAGCGGGCGGAGCGGCTGGCGGAGGCATCGCGGCGCTTCCTGGACGACGAGCTGGGCGGGCTCTCCTTCGAAGAACACCTCGGGTACGTCAACCGGGCTTCCGGGCACAATGCGCGGCTCACCGAGGAGCTCAGCCGGGCCGTCGCGGCGGCCATCGCCCAGGCACCGGCACGGGCCGACCGGGCCCGGCCGAACGGCTCGGTCCGCTCCTGGCAGGAGGCCGCCGACGGAGCCGGAAGCGGAGTCTGGACACGGCGCGGCGAGACCGTCGCGGCCGTGCTCTCGGGCAACGCGCCCACCATCCAGAACGGCTGGCTCCAGGCCCTCGCCCTCGGGTACCGCGTCGCTGTGCGGCCCTCCCGCCGCGAACCGTTCACCGCCCGCCGGGTGATCCTGGCGCTGCGAGCGGCAGGCTTCCCCGACAGCAGTGCCGTATATCTGCCCACGACGCACGGGGGAGTGCCGACCCTGCTGCGCCGCGCCGATCTCGGGTTCGTCTACGGCGGGGCCGATGTCGCGGCCCGGTACGGCTCCACTTCGACGATCAAGGTCGGTGGCCCGGGCCGGTCCAAGACCCTGGTGACCCGGGAGCACCTCACGCCCGCCGTCCTCGACGCCGTCGCGGACTCGGTCGCTGCGCTGTCCGGCGCGGCGTGCGTGAACACGACGGCCGTACTCGTCGAGGGCGACCATCGAAGGTTCGCCCGCGAACTCGCCGATGTGCTCCGCGGTCGGGCCGGCGAGCGGCAGACCACCGGGCAGCACCTCGGACCCCGGGTGACCAGGGAGTCGGCGGACGAACTGCTCGGCCAGCTGGAGCGGAGCGCGTCCCACGCCCTCGCCGAGATACCGCTCAAGGAGGTGGCGACTCCACATCCGGATGGCGGTGTGGTGCTCGGCCCTGCGGTCTTCGCGGTCGATGACCCCCGGGACCGGCTCCTCGGCACCGAACTGCCCTTCCCCTGTGTCTTCGTCGCGCCCTGGACGGCGGCGGACGGGGTCGGTCCGCTGCGCAACTCCCTGGTGGTCAATGCGATCACCGGGGACGCGGAACTGGTCGGCGCGCTGCTGCGGGCGCCGAGTGTGGGGAACGTCCACGTCAACGTGCCCACCGTGCACAGCGACGGGAACCTTCCGCACGAGGACTACATCGGCGACTTCCTGATGCGGAACAAGGCGGTCGTGTCCGTCTGA
- a CDS encoding LLM class flavin-dependent oxidoreductase, which translates to MASEFLWYIIPREGSYPWEPEGRRPVDLGYLQQLAGTVERLGYSGALLATDLHDVWTLGSALAASTGPGFKPLLAVHPGLIAPTLLAKMALTFDTLFGGRLRFNVVNGSTTSLREYGLHVEHDERYALSAEYWSIVKRLTAGEVFDHQGRYYDLRDAGAGLRELTPVQEPHIPLWFGGSSPAGIEMAAEHVDVYLTWAEPPHLLKEKLDRVRARAAAYGRELRIGLRVHLIVRDTEDAAWAAADRLLDVTSEATYARQLGVKATEDGVGWQRQFRHGGRIPARARDLEEHRNIWPGMSLFRPGPGTAVVGSTAQVVERLAEYESLGVDTFILSGNPLLEEAYRVAETVLPALGAQRKQRA; encoded by the coding sequence ATGGCCTCCGAATTCCTCTGGTACATCATCCCCCGCGAAGGCTCCTACCCCTGGGAACCCGAGGGCCGTCGCCCCGTGGACCTGGGCTACCTCCAACAACTCGCGGGTACCGTGGAGCGCCTCGGGTACAGCGGTGCGCTGCTCGCCACCGACCTGCACGACGTCTGGACGCTGGGCAGCGCCCTCGCCGCGTCGACAGGGCCCGGATTCAAGCCACTGTTGGCCGTCCATCCCGGACTGATCGCACCGACCCTGCTCGCCAAGATGGCGCTGACGTTCGACACCCTGTTCGGCGGGCGGCTACGGTTCAACGTCGTCAACGGCTCCACCACTTCCCTACGGGAGTACGGCCTGCACGTCGAGCACGATGAACGGTACGCGCTCAGCGCCGAGTACTGGTCGATCGTGAAACGACTGACCGCGGGTGAGGTGTTCGACCACCAGGGCCGCTACTACGATCTGCGGGACGCGGGCGCGGGGCTGCGCGAACTCACCCCCGTCCAGGAACCACACATCCCCTTGTGGTTCGGCGGGTCCTCCCCCGCCGGAATCGAGATGGCCGCCGAACACGTGGACGTCTACCTCACCTGGGCCGAGCCGCCGCACCTGTTGAAAGAAAAGCTCGACCGGGTACGCGCACGGGCCGCCGCGTACGGGCGGGAACTGCGCATCGGACTGCGGGTCCATCTGATCGTCCGGGACACCGAGGACGCGGCGTGGGCTGCGGCCGACCGTCTGCTGGACGTCACCAGCGAGGCCACCTACGCCCGCCAACTCGGGGTGAAGGCGACGGAGGACGGCGTCGGCTGGCAGCGGCAGTTCCGGCACGGCGGCCGGATCCCCGCCAGAGCCCGCGATCTGGAGGAGCACCGCAACATCTGGCCGGGCATGAGTCTGTTCCGACCGGGGCCCGGTACGGCGGTCGTGGGCTCCACCGCTCAGGTGGTGGAGCGACTCGCGGAGTACGAGTCCCTCGGCGTCGACACCTTCATCCTGTCGGGCAACCCGCTGCTGGAGGAGGCGTACCGGGTAGCGGAAACGGTTCTTCCGGCACTGGGCGCCCAGCGGAAGCAGCGGGCGTAG
- a CDS encoding ABC transporter substrate-binding protein, giving the protein MTITIGVHANNPTLTYLSRLDHAQRALAPFGETVAFHHYTNGITTGALLSEGTFDFGGTGSTPPITAQADGHDIVYTAVSAPRPDHGALLVAADGPVHDITGLKGGTVHLSIGSWQTHLLAKALHSAGLSYGTDVTPTAAGQDSARLLAEGTITGWITQGADLAAAVRSGSARVLLRSGDVIADRSVFFARRDFAERRPEIVAALVTSLQQADDWAAAHPQEAARIAADELGGTTDDWETALAALPWHIEPVTETFLAEQQEAADILHRAKFLPRAVTTAHAVAHAAG; this is encoded by the coding sequence ATGACCATCACCATCGGCGTCCACGCCAACAACCCGACCCTGACCTATCTCTCGCGACTCGACCACGCGCAGCGGGCGCTCGCACCCTTCGGTGAGACGGTCGCCTTCCACCACTACACCAACGGGATCACCACCGGCGCCCTGCTGAGCGAGGGGACGTTCGACTTCGGCGGCACCGGCTCCACCCCGCCCATCACCGCACAGGCCGACGGCCACGACATCGTGTACACCGCCGTCTCCGCACCCCGCCCCGACCACGGCGCCCTGCTCGTCGCCGCGGACGGACCGGTCCATGACATCACCGGGCTCAAGGGCGGCACCGTCCATCTCTCCATCGGGTCGTGGCAGACCCATCTGCTCGCCAAGGCACTCCACTCCGCGGGACTCTCCTACGGTACGGACGTCACACCCACCGCGGCCGGACAGGACAGCGCACGACTCCTCGCAGAGGGCACGATCACCGGCTGGATCACCCAGGGCGCCGACCTCGCCGCCGCGGTGCGCAGTGGTTCCGCCCGAGTCCTCCTGCGCTCCGGCGACGTCATCGCCGACCGCTCCGTGTTCTTCGCCCGCCGCGACTTCGCCGAGCGGCGCCCCGAGATCGTCGCCGCCCTGGTCACCTCGCTCCAACAGGCCGACGACTGGGCCGCCGCACACCCCCAGGAGGCCGCCCGGATAGCCGCCGACGAACTCGGAGGCACCACCGACGACTGGGAGACGGCCCTCGCCGCCCTGCCCTGGCACATCGAACCGGTCACGGAGACGTTCCTCGCGGAACAGCAGGAGGCCGCGGACATCCTGCACCGCGCGAAATTCCTGCCCCGCGCGGTCACCACCGCACACGCCGTCGCGCATGCGGCGGGCTGA
- a CDS encoding ABC transporter ATP-binding protein: protein MSDFADAADTGTAVQVRGLRRVFGERAVLDGLHLTIARGEFVALLGASGSGKTTLLRILGALDRSDGGQVLVPEARTIVFQEPRLVPSKRVLANTVVAMPRGAATRETGLRALREVGLASHADAWPGTLSGGEAQRVALARALVRRPELLLLDEPFAALDALTRLRMQDLVGDLCRRYRPAVLLVTHDVDEAVRLADRVAVLRDGRLVTDETVGLDHPRDPAHPAFAALRRRLLGDLGVHQPIHHGPPSPTPATPANSATTPAPAPAPTGATLS, encoded by the coding sequence ATGAGCGACTTCGCCGATGCCGCTGACACTGGCACCGCCGTTCAGGTCCGCGGACTGCGTCGGGTGTTCGGGGAGCGGGCCGTTCTCGACGGACTGCATCTCACCATCGCCCGGGGCGAGTTCGTCGCCCTGCTCGGTGCCAGTGGCAGCGGCAAGACCACTCTGCTCCGCATCCTCGGCGCACTCGACCGCTCCGACGGTGGCCAGGTCCTGGTGCCCGAGGCCCGCACGATCGTGTTCCAGGAACCCCGTCTCGTCCCCTCGAAGAGAGTCCTCGCCAATACCGTCGTCGCCATGCCGCGCGGCGCCGCCACCCGGGAGACCGGGCTGCGGGCACTGCGTGAGGTGGGCCTCGCCTCACACGCCGATGCCTGGCCAGGCACCCTGTCCGGTGGCGAGGCACAGCGCGTCGCCCTCGCCCGCGCCCTGGTGCGGCGCCCCGAACTCCTCCTGCTGGACGAGCCGTTCGCCGCGCTCGACGCACTCACCCGGCTACGGATGCAGGACCTCGTGGGGGACCTGTGCCGCCGCTACCGCCCCGCCGTCCTCCTGGTCACCCATGACGTGGACGAAGCCGTCCGACTCGCGGACCGGGTCGCGGTGCTGCGCGACGGACGCCTCGTCACCGACGAGACGGTCGGCCTCGACCATCCCCGCGACCCCGCGCACCCTGCCTTCGCGGCCCTGCGCCGCCGTCTGCTCGGCGACCTCGGTGTGCACCAGCCCATTCACCACGGCCCGCCGTCCCCGACACCCGCGACACCCGCAAACTCCGCAACCACACCCGCACCCGCACCCGCACCGACTGGAGCGACCCTGTCATGA
- a CDS encoding ABC transporter permease: MSTATRPADKLVAPRPDLPRDRPRAVSLTVRALGPLLLIGAWWTSSATGLLTPDILAGPPDVLRAVGELWGNGELPDALAASLTRSGIGLLLGLVAGVVLGVVTGFSRSGDELLDSSLQAMRTIPFLALVPLFMVWFGITETAKILLIAFATTFPMYVSTAGGVRGTDRKLLEAMRSFGMGRLALVREVVLPAALPSLLSGLRLSMTLSVIALVAAEEINATAGIGYLMAQAQAYARTDVLAVCILVYALLGLTADGIVRLLERFLMPWRTLGAVR; this comes from the coding sequence ATGAGCACCGCGACCCGGCCCGCCGACAAGCTCGTCGCCCCACGGCCCGACCTGCCCCGCGATCGACCGAGAGCCGTCTCCCTCACCGTACGGGCCCTGGGCCCACTGCTGCTGATCGGCGCCTGGTGGACCTCGTCCGCCACCGGACTGCTCACCCCCGACATCCTCGCCGGACCCCCCGATGTCCTCCGTGCGGTGGGTGAACTGTGGGGCAACGGCGAACTGCCCGACGCCCTGGCCGCCTCCCTCACCCGCTCCGGGATCGGACTGCTGCTGGGACTGGTCGCCGGCGTCGTCCTCGGAGTCGTCACCGGCTTCAGTAGATCCGGGGACGAACTCCTCGACTCCTCCCTCCAGGCGATGCGCACGATCCCCTTCCTCGCCCTGGTTCCACTGTTCATGGTCTGGTTCGGGATCACCGAGACGGCGAAGATCCTGCTGATCGCCTTTGCGACGACGTTCCCCATGTACGTCAGCACCGCGGGCGGAGTGCGCGGCACCGACCGCAAGCTCCTGGAGGCGATGCGCTCCTTCGGGATGGGCCGGCTGGCGCTCGTCCGTGAGGTCGTCCTGCCCGCAGCGCTGCCGTCGTTGCTGTCCGGACTGCGGCTGTCCATGACCCTGAGCGTGATCGCACTGGTCGCCGCCGAGGAGATCAACGCCACCGCGGGCATCGGCTATCTGATGGCCCAGGCCCAGGCGTACGCGCGAACGGACGTCCTTGCCGTGTGCATCCTCGTGTACGCCCTGCTCGGGCTCACCGCCGACGGCATCGTCCGACTGCTGGAGCGGTTCCTGATGCCCTGGCGCACGCTGGGGGCGGTCCGATGA